From a single Xyrauchen texanus isolate HMW12.3.18 chromosome 26, RBS_HiC_50CHRs, whole genome shotgun sequence genomic region:
- the LOC127619462 gene encoding germ cell-specific gene 1-like protein, protein MLENLSRKKRSLLSLSLTSLALALSVLAFCTSYWCEGTHKVVKPLCLSPVKMKNCGQNNSQPYTTEGPTPDPKKPDSNVTMSPKQKEELARMRAKKLANAVHYIWETGEDKYMQRYFHTGFWLSCEKHNDGIGEKCRSFIELTPGETQGVLWLSVISEFAYISLLAMGFLLMWVELLLLCLNKEMFALKINAYAAICTVLSGMMGMVAHMMYTTVFQMTVSIGPKDWRPQTWDYGWSFAMAWISFSCCMAAAVFTLNSYTKTLIEMKHRARIRLEEARAASHAPPYDEVITASGESLYSVSQLVQNCQKGTLMNTTWPPRENIPGGSMVGMATPHGLVLVGGCGTEGCEDCEREMNEMEEALEREEGEGEDEMC, encoded by the exons ATGTTGGAGAACTTGTCTCGGAAAAAACGCTCCTTGCTGTCTCTCTCACTGACCTCTCTGGCCTTGGCGCTCTCTGTTCTGGCCTTCTGCACCTCGTATTGGTGCGAGGGCACGCACAAAGTGGTCAAACCTCTCTGTCTGTCGCCTGTCAAAATGAAGAACTGTGGACAGAACAACAGTCAGCCTTACACAACCG AGGGCCCAACACCGGACCCTAAGAAACCAGACTCCAATGTGACAATGTCCCCAAAGCAGAAGGAGGAACTGGCCCGTATGAGAGCCAAGAAGCTGGCAAATGCTGTCCACTACATCTGGGAAACAGGAGAGGACAAATACATGCAGCGTTACTTTCACACTGGATTCTGGCTGTCCTGTGAGAAACACAATGATGGAATCG GAGAGAAATGTCGAAGCTTCATTGAGCTGACTCCTGGAGAAACACAAG GAGTTCTGTGGCTTTCAGTGATATCTGAGTTTGCGTACATCAGTCTGCTGGCGATGGGTTTCCTACTCATGTGGGTGGAATTGTTGCTGCTGTGTCTAAATAAGGAAATGTTTGCACTCAAGATCAATGCTTATGCTGCCATCTGCACCGTCCTGTCTG GTATGATGGGAATGGTGGCACATATGATGTATACAACAGTATTCCAGATGACTGTCAGCATTGGACCCAAAGACTGGAGACCTCAGACTTGGGACTACGGCTGGTCATTTGC TATGGCATGGATCTCCTTTAGTTGTTGCATGGCAGCAGCCGTATTCACGCTGAACTCTTACACTAAAACTCTGATCGAGATGAAGCACCGTGCCCGAATCCGTCTTGAGGAGGCCCGTGCTGCCAGCCATGCTCCACCTTACGATGAGGTCATCACGGCTAGTGGTGAGAGCCTCTACTCCGTCAGCCAACTGGTTCAGAACTGCCAGAAGGGGACACTCATGAACACCACATGGCCCCCCAGAGAGAACATACCTGGTGGGTCTATGGTGGGGATGGCGACTCCGCATGGACTGGTACTCGTGGGGGGGTGCGGGACGGAGGGGTGTGAGGATTGCGAGAGAGAAATGAATGAAATGGAGGAGGCATTGGAGAGGGAAGAGGGGGAGGGAGAGGATGAGATGTGCTGA
- the LOC127620130 gene encoding epsin-1-like, protein MTHSMLRRQLKNLVQNFSEAEVKVREATSNDPWGPSSSQMADIADLTYNVVACNEILSMLWKRLNDDKNWRHVYKALTLLEYLLKTGSDRIPQQSMENMHIIKALTEYRFTDKDGKDQGVNVREKVKSVLVLIEDEDKRKEEREFAMKTKDKLTKAPNVSSATGPEKEKPEIPPYTGLPSLDNIPSVADLTASMARKKEEQKRLESERKEAERRAKEGDTEPDLWEQAATAAPTSNSNPWGAPSDTSIESAPSNDPWGGSADGKSDSPPANDPWGNSSGDSEEKPPASNDPWGAPAKAPKDFEPANSDPWGASTDTVQDSASATSDPWGAPSEAPSAKSDPSADPFGDNSKADNDPWGTAASSPPTANDPWGASSAPSDTMTTDYPFGDGGKSDPWGATSENSNGTGDNTTKPADETKKPASFLGEGASLVDFDCLMSVKPKPKLPPLNAISPSTQKAQGKEG, encoded by the exons GTTCGAGAAGCGACCTCTAATGACCCCTGGGGGCCATCAAGCTCGCAGATGGCCGACATCGCCGATCTTACCTACAATGTGGTGGCATGTAACGAGATTTTGTCCATGCTCTGGAAGCGCCTCAATGATGACAAAAATTGGAGGCATGTGTATAAG GCTTTAACTCTTCTTGAATATCTGTTGAAAACGGGCTCTGACCGCATCCCTCAGCAGAGTATGGAGAACATGCACATTATTAAAGCCCTAACAGAATACCGCTTCACTGACAAGGATGGAAAGGACCAG GGGGTTAACGTGAGAGAAAAGGTGAAGAGTGTGCTTGTGCTGATCGAAGATGAGGACAAGCGGAAAGAAGAGAGAGAATTTGCTATGAAGACGAAAGACAAGCTGACAAAGGCTCCCAATG TGTCCTCAGCTACAGGCCCAGAAAAGGAAAAGCCAGAGATTCCCCCATATACTGGGCTGCCCTCCCTGGACAACATCCCTTCAGTGGCTGACCTGACTGCCTCTATGGCTAGGAAGAAGGAAGAGCAGAAACGTCTTGAGTCAGAGAGGAAAGAGGCAGAGAGACGG GCAAAGGAGGGTGACACAGAGCCAGATCTTTGGGAACAAGCAGCAACAGCAGCACCTACATCAAACTCCAATCCCTGGGGAGCCCCATCTGATACATCCATTGAATCCGCCCCTTCTAATGACCCATGGGGTGGATCTGCTGATGGGAAAAGTGATTCTCCTCCCGCCAATGATCCATGGGGCAACTCTTcaggagattcagaagagaaaccCCCGGCATCGAATGATCCATGGGGGGCTCCAGCCAAAGCGCCAAAAGACTTTGAGCCTGCAAATTCAGATCCCTGGGGGGCATCGACAGATACTGTACAGGATTCAGCATCTGCAACCTCTGATCCCTGGGGGGCGCCATCGGAAGCACCATCAGCCAAGTCTGATCCATCTGCTGATCCATTTGGTGATAATTCAAAAGCAGATAATGACCCTTGGGGCACAGCAG CTTCTTCACCGCCCACTGCCAATGACCCCTGGGGTGCCTCATCTGCTCCATCTGATACAATGACAACCGATTACCCTTTTGGAGATGGAGGAAAATCAGATCCATGGGGAGCGACTTCTGAGAACAGCAACGGAACAg GTGACAACACCACTAAACCTGCTGATGAGACCAAAAAGCCAGCGTCCTTCCTTGGTGAAGGTGCTTCATTGGTGGATTTTGACTGTCTTATGTCAGTCAAGCCCAAACCTAAACTGCCTCCTCTCAATGCCATCTCCCCCTCTACCCAAAAAGCCCAGGGTAAGGAAGgctga